From Methylomonas sp. EFPC3, a single genomic window includes:
- a CDS encoding caspase family protein yields the protein MKRSNRLALEICCSLLGLYLAAASPCFAAIQQIPSCAIEQTTESGGVRKLALVVGVGQYISDKVPDLAGPPADARRMQEILSGKNGYGFPRENVCMLLDDQATVQNLQAAFDSFLLPRLKEKDIVVFYYAGHGSQTVDKNGDEPDGQDETLVLHDSRTEQNGAKIGDFTDDRLNGLLAKLYKKSDNVTVILDSCNSGTATRGDRETMVARFVEPAPDQADAPQTEGVGDGAGDLAPESMPNLIALTAASDGTSALEQAGRGIFTDALLQVLGQGSNQALTYAQAARQIPALVAARSYQIPYFQGKLDRPVFGNSTRTAPVAWEVTELGPPLKLAGPPLPGLGVGAELRIYDGALSGADTRDPAKAKASVAIDTMTGLTATATIVGKNAAATALAVGDIAVPVRPADDYVRINVRIKPESEPGGVPPDRAAAIKQAIADDPDAKTLLNVGDGPGDFELSLTSDGLLQLKGPENRVRNVFGQDSDAAHNLWQHARQKGLLQLRGEGGSEFSDNQSLQVEVIPSARQDDCAKGVWEAAAPNADQVMPLCHRWNVKVTLDKNAPAPLLVGGVVLSTDGSSFGFPADGRRELLKPGESTTFSAAGETFRAGLPLDVWDQLIVFGTKEKNPVRWDLLTQSARTRAADPAKTGLYRALDRYLTGTRGQMQDSDSAEDTTWTLSKIKLRVEANSRFQKAGDRGIAGFSQTREFTIPHFDIRPYLPDDRDTALYKVLQKADWLAQAAAGDGFGYKGHAWNAATDLDNLKRGIDCSRAIWFAFTRAGLPYNAGDKYLNTADMVKTDSPLAQHFERCDSTPPQTGDLLVYRDPKRGDGHVVMVVDPLKRIAWGSHGYDGNAKELKVKPDIGVEYQLIKYKKDWERWDRKTMRQKACWRYRQFGEETRSARGLPGVKALVKACDIKSRCGN from the coding sequence ATGAAACGCTCCAACCGCCTCGCGCTAGAGATTTGTTGCAGCCTGCTGGGTTTGTATCTGGCAGCGGCCAGCCCATGCTTTGCCGCGATTCAACAAATTCCGAGCTGCGCCATCGAACAAACCACCGAATCCGGCGGGGTCAGAAAGCTGGCTTTGGTCGTCGGCGTCGGCCAATACATCTCGGACAAAGTCCCGGATCTGGCCGGCCCGCCGGCAGACGCGCGCCGGATGCAGGAAATATTGTCCGGCAAGAACGGTTACGGCTTTCCGAGAGAAAACGTCTGCATGCTGCTGGACGACCAGGCCACCGTACAAAATCTGCAGGCAGCGTTCGACAGCTTTTTGTTGCCGCGCTTGAAAGAAAAGGACATCGTCGTGTTCTACTACGCCGGCCACGGCTCGCAAACTGTCGATAAAAACGGCGACGAACCCGACGGCCAGGACGAAACCCTGGTATTGCACGATTCGCGTACCGAACAAAACGGCGCCAAAATCGGCGATTTTACTGACGACCGCTTGAACGGCCTGTTGGCCAAACTCTATAAAAAGAGCGACAACGTCACCGTCATCCTCGACTCCTGCAATTCCGGCACCGCGACCCGCGGCGACCGGGAAACCATGGTCGCCCGCTTCGTCGAACCGGCCCCGGATCAAGCCGATGCCCCGCAAACCGAAGGCGTCGGCGACGGAGCCGGCGATTTAGCGCCGGAATCGATGCCGAATCTGATTGCGCTGACCGCGGCCAGCGACGGCACCAGCGCCCTGGAACAAGCCGGTCGCGGCATATTTACCGACGCCTTGTTGCAAGTGCTCGGCCAAGGCAGCAACCAAGCCCTGACTTACGCCCAGGCCGCCCGGCAAATTCCGGCCCTGGTCGCCGCCCGCAGTTACCAAATCCCCTATTTCCAAGGCAAGCTGGACCGGCCGGTGTTCGGCAACAGCACACGTACGGCGCCGGTGGCCTGGGAAGTCACCGAATTGGGGCCACCGCTGAAACTGGCCGGTCCGCCGTTACCCGGACTGGGCGTCGGCGCCGAACTCCGTATTTACGACGGCGCGCTGAGCGGAGCGGATACCCGCGATCCGGCCAAGGCCAAAGCCAGCGTGGCGATCGACACCATGACCGGCCTGACGGCGACGGCCACTATCGTCGGCAAAAATGCGGCGGCGACTGCGCTGGCGGTCGGCGACATTGCCGTGCCGGTGAGGCCGGCCGACGACTACGTCCGCATCAATGTCAGGATCAAACCCGAGTCAGAGCCCGGCGGCGTGCCGCCGGACCGCGCCGCCGCGATCAAACAGGCGATCGCCGACGATCCGGATGCGAAAACCTTACTCAACGTCGGCGACGGCCCCGGCGACTTCGAATTAAGCCTGACCTCCGACGGCTTATTACAACTGAAAGGCCCGGAAAACCGGGTGCGCAACGTCTTCGGCCAGGATAGCGACGCCGCCCACAACTTGTGGCAGCACGCCCGCCAAAAAGGTTTGCTGCAATTGCGCGGCGAAGGCGGTAGCGAGTTTAGCGATAACCAGAGCCTGCAAGTCGAAGTGATTCCGTCGGCCAGACAAGACGACTGCGCCAAAGGCGTGTGGGAAGCAGCCGCGCCGAATGCCGACCAGGTCATGCCCTTATGCCACCGCTGGAACGTCAAAGTCACGTTGGACAAGAACGCACCGGCACCGCTGCTGGTCGGCGGCGTGGTGCTGTCCACCGACGGCAGCAGCTTCGGTTTCCCGGCCGACGGCCGCCGCGAACTACTGAAACCGGGCGAATCGACTACGTTCAGCGCCGCCGGCGAAACCTTTCGCGCCGGTTTGCCTTTGGATGTTTGGGACCAACTGATCGTGTTCGGCACCAAGGAAAAAAATCCGGTGCGCTGGGATTTGCTGACGCAAAGCGCCCGCACCCGCGCGGCCGACCCGGCCAAAACCGGTTTGTATCGGGCATTGGACCGCTATCTGACCGGCACCCGCGGCCAGATGCAAGACAGCGACAGTGCGGAAGACACCACCTGGACCTTGAGCAAAATCAAATTACGGGTCGAGGCCAATTCCCGCTTTCAAAAAGCCGGCGACCGCGGAATCGCCGGATTTAGTCAGACCCGCGAATTCACCATCCCGCATTTCGATATCCGCCCCTATCTGCCCGACGACCGCGACACGGCACTCTACAAAGTATTGCAAAAAGCCGATTGGCTGGCGCAAGCCGCGGCCGGCGACGGTTTCGGCTACAAAGGCCACGCCTGGAACGCCGCAACCGATCTGGACAATTTAAAACGCGGCATCGATTGTTCGCGGGCGATCTGGTTTGCCTTTACCCGCGCCGGCCTGCCCTACAACGCCGGCGACAAATACCTGAACACGGCCGACATGGTCAAAACCGACAGCCCGCTGGCGCAGCATTTCGAACGCTGCGACAGTACACCGCCGCAAACCGGCGACCTGTTGGTGTACCGCGATCCGAAACGCGGCGACGGCCACGTGGTGATGGTGGTCGACCCGCTGAAGCGGATCGCCTGGGGTTCGCACGGTTACGACGGCAACGCCAAAGAACTTAAAGTCAAACCCGATATCGGCGTCGAATACCAATTGATCAAATACAAAAAGGATTGGGAACGCTGGGACCGAAAAACCATGCGCCAAAAAGCCTGCTGGCGTTACCGGCAATTCGGCGAAGAAACCCGCAGCGCCCGCGGCCTGCCCGGCGTCAAAGCCCTGGTCAAGGCTTGCGACATCAAAAGCCGCTGCGGTAACTGA
- a CDS encoding autotransporter outer membrane beta-barrel domain-containing protein, whose amino-acid sequence MNNIAWLKKIFQLLLACFTLTLAVNPQSYADSGINTGSMNTLGQAGVASSGQLAVFQAISSQCGGPITTLQALCGSNSGVALQQLSPQAALQADSIAITSPYDFVKKINTRLQRLNDCDAADKTAKDREDCRKRGGGSGDASYIGPFGISISGGGGFGDRNNVRGQTGFDVNTQHANAILDYRFDKQFAGGLSLGYLHSDRDLNFNSGYLNSDAYRVAPFLVYSPSSQSYVSVLAGYSRLEFDSLRSVNASLANNVTIGNASASYGADQFFTSLGAGYIEQMEWFNLRGFVRGDYSHTEIDGYTEQGAAVVDGGGALRGSAPIQMNGQAIDSFTTTVGAELSRAFSVPSLYTVFIPRFRAEWVHEFENRSRQINASLAGTVLNPITTGAPERNWVNLATGVQMLLPQNITAFVDYEALLIENGSNQIVSGGVKIQF is encoded by the coding sequence GTGAATAACATCGCTTGGCTCAAAAAAATTTTCCAGCTTCTGCTGGCTTGCTTCACACTAACTCTTGCCGTAAACCCACAGAGTTATGCGGATAGCGGCATCAATACCGGATCGATGAATACGCTGGGCCAAGCCGGGGTCGCCAGTTCCGGCCAACTTGCGGTATTTCAAGCCATCAGCTCGCAGTGCGGCGGCCCTATCACTACGCTGCAGGCGCTTTGCGGCTCAAATTCGGGCGTTGCCCTACAACAGCTGTCACCGCAAGCGGCGCTGCAAGCAGACTCGATTGCAATCACGTCACCGTACGATTTCGTCAAAAAAATCAATACTCGCTTGCAACGCCTTAACGATTGCGACGCGGCCGATAAAACCGCCAAAGACCGGGAAGATTGTCGAAAACGCGGCGGCGGCAGCGGCGATGCCAGTTACATAGGGCCATTCGGCATCTCGATTAGCGGCGGCGGCGGCTTCGGCGACCGCAACAATGTCCGCGGTCAAACCGGTTTCGACGTCAACACCCAACATGCCAACGCCATTCTGGATTACCGCTTCGACAAGCAATTTGCCGGCGGCCTTTCTCTGGGCTATCTGCATTCCGACCGCGATTTGAATTTCAATAGCGGTTATCTGAACTCCGACGCCTACCGAGTAGCTCCGTTTCTGGTTTACTCTCCTTCCTCGCAAAGCTATGTCAGCGTTCTGGCAGGCTACAGCCGGCTGGAATTCGACTCCTTGCGCTCAGTCAACGCATCCCTTGCCAACAACGTAACCATCGGTAACGCCTCAGCCAGCTATGGTGCCGACCAGTTTTTCACCAGTCTCGGTGCCGGCTACATAGAGCAAATGGAATGGTTCAATTTACGGGGCTTCGTTCGCGGCGACTACAGCCACACCGAAATCGACGGATATACCGAACAAGGAGCGGCCGTAGTAGATGGCGGCGGCGCGCTAAGGGGCTCTGCTCCCATCCAAATGAACGGCCAAGCGATCGACTCGTTCACAACCACGGTCGGCGCCGAACTCAGCCGCGCCTTCAGCGTGCCCAGCTTATATACCGTATTCATCCCCCGTTTTCGGGCCGAATGGGTCCACGAATTCGAAAACCGGAGCCGGCAAATCAATGCCTCGCTGGCCGGGACCGTTCTGAACCCAATTACGACCGGAGCGCCCGAACGCAACTGGGTCAATCTGGCCACCGGCGTGCAGATGCTGTTGCCGCAAAACATTACCGCCTTCGTCGATTACGAAGCGTTACTGATCGAAAACGGCAGCAACCAGATCGTTTCCGGCGGAGTAAAGATTCAATTTTGA
- a CDS encoding SagB/ThcOx family dehydrogenase — MSDDSQQVLAYHQRTKHQLNAYAKGPASLDWDDQPSPFRRFDGCETLALPQPGAELDCKFAELDAPGLIPVQPLNVSNLGLLLELSFGLSAWKQFGPDRWALRCNPSSGNLHPTEAYLLSTAPEVLAPGVYHYVSHDHHLERRCRFDAAGLPAGLYVGLSSIHWREAWKYGERAFRYCQHDIGHALAALSYAAACLGWHVELLSETGDAEIGTWLGLDRDADFVADERETPDLLCRIDTGDGSEGEFSAAALSQALQSAEWFGSTKRLSGRHFYRWPIIDQVAEHTLKPATLRERLELPAASLPAVSHDQLASRLIRQRRSAQHFNGKSAPLPLADFYRILAALLPAAKPPFTAWNWPAQVHLVLFVHRVDGLEPGLYFLPRSVEALAEIRPACSTDYNWQRIDAPFEWYRLQAGNVRQAAKTLSCHQPIASDSAFSLGMLARFADNVSAEAWRYRRLFWECGLLGQILYLEAEAAGLRGTGIGCFFDDAVHGVLGLKDNDWQSLYHFTVGEPLDDSRLQTFPAYAHLNNSASDKV, encoded by the coding sequence ATGAGCGACGACTCCCAACAGGTACTTGCGTACCACCAACGCACCAAACACCAACTGAATGCTTACGCCAAAGGCCCGGCATCGCTGGATTGGGACGACCAGCCCAGTCCGTTCCGCCGGTTCGACGGCTGCGAAACGTTGGCTTTGCCGCAGCCAGGTGCGGAACTGGACTGCAAGTTCGCCGAGCTGGATGCGCCGGGGCTGATTCCCGTTCAACCGCTAAATGTCTCCAATCTCGGCTTGTTACTGGAACTCAGTTTCGGCCTGTCGGCCTGGAAGCAATTCGGCCCGGACCGCTGGGCCTTGCGCTGCAACCCGTCCAGCGGCAATTTGCATCCGACCGAAGCCTATCTGCTCAGCACGGCGCCGGAGGTATTGGCGCCGGGCGTGTACCATTACGTCAGCCACGACCACCATCTGGAACGGCGTTGCCGGTTCGATGCCGCCGGTTTGCCGGCCGGCTTGTACGTTGGCTTGTCGTCCATCCATTGGCGGGAAGCCTGGAAATACGGCGAACGCGCATTCCGCTATTGCCAGCACGACATCGGCCATGCCCTGGCGGCGTTGAGCTATGCCGCCGCCTGCCTGGGCTGGCACGTTGAGTTGCTCAGCGAAACCGGCGACGCCGAAATCGGCACTTGGCTGGGTTTGGATCGCGACGCGGATTTCGTCGCCGACGAACGCGAAACGCCGGACCTGTTGTGCCGGATCGATACCGGTGACGGCTCCGAGGGTGAATTTTCCGCTGCGGCCTTGTCGCAAGCACTGCAGTCCGCCGAATGGTTCGGTAGCACCAAACGTTTGAGCGGCCGCCACTTCTACCGCTGGCCGATTATCGACCAAGTCGCCGAACACACGCTCAAACCCGCCACGCTGCGGGAACGGCTCGAATTACCGGCCGCCTCGCTACCCGCTGTCAGCCACGACCAGCTCGCCAGCCGTTTGATCCGCCAGCGCCGCAGCGCGCAACATTTCAACGGCAAATCGGCGCCGCTGCCGCTGGCCGACTTTTACCGTATCCTCGCCGCGCTGCTCCCCGCCGCCAAGCCGCCGTTCACGGCCTGGAACTGGCCGGCGCAGGTGCATTTGGTGTTGTTCGTGCATCGCGTCGACGGCCTCGAACCGGGCCTGTATTTCCTGCCGCGCAGCGTGGAAGCCTTGGCAGAAATCCGCCCCGCCTGTTCCACAGACTACAACTGGCAACGCATCGACGCCCCGTTCGAGTGGTACCGACTGCAAGCCGGCAACGTGCGTCAGGCGGCGAAAACCTTGTCCTGCCATCAGCCGATTGCCAGCGACAGCGCCTTCAGCCTGGGCATGCTGGCCCGCTTCGCCGACAACGTCTCGGCCGAGGCTTGGCGCTACCGCCGGTTGTTTTGGGAATGCGGCCTGCTCGGCCAGATTTTGTATCTGGAGGCGGAAGCGGCCGGACTGCGCGGCACCGGCATCGGCTGCTTCTTCGACGATGCGGTACACGGCGTACTGGGGTTAAAAGACAATGACTGGCAAAGCCTGTATCACTTCACCGTCGGCGAGCCGCTGGACGACAGCCGCCTGCAGACGTTCCCGGCGTATGCTCATCTCAACAATTCCGCGTCAGACAAGGTGTAA
- a CDS encoding MlaD family protein, whose protein sequence is MASTHFKWLILAIVTALAGCDLFPSWINVSVNFSDAKSIKPDDPVEFNGAVIGKVTGLTPISSGVTIALALEKAKAAPVQANAQAAIAVEPPPAKIVITNPPESAPPVADGGVLTALEPKSGFGAILGAISDMKQAVSEAAKNLGDYFKDANQEWADSKQKMNESLAAWQQDAQSTETEIRDRYQKLVQEMEAIRGEAGEQSKQIFQDYDEIEKALLAKQQALRDQGQAKAAEALQTFRDELKHNVDKLK, encoded by the coding sequence ATGGCAAGCACCCATTTCAAATGGCTGATATTGGCAATCGTTACCGCGTTGGCAGGCTGCGACCTGTTCCCGTCCTGGATCAACGTCAGCGTGAATTTCAGCGATGCAAAAAGCATCAAGCCCGACGATCCGGTCGAATTTAACGGCGCCGTGATCGGTAAGGTCACCGGCTTAACCCCCATCAGCAGCGGCGTCACGATTGCGCTGGCGCTGGAAAAAGCCAAAGCCGCGCCGGTACAAGCCAACGCCCAGGCCGCAATCGCCGTCGAGCCGCCGCCGGCCAAAATCGTAATCACTAATCCGCCGGAATCCGCGCCGCCAGTAGCCGACGGCGGCGTGCTGACGGCGTTGGAACCCAAATCCGGATTCGGCGCGATTTTGGGTGCCATTTCCGATATGAAACAGGCGGTCAGCGAGGCCGCCAAAAACCTCGGCGACTATTTCAAAGATGCCAACCAGGAATGGGCGGATTCGAAACAGAAAATGAACGAATCGCTGGCGGCATGGCAGCAGGACGCCCAATCCACCGAAACCGAAATCCGCGACCGCTACCAAAAACTGGTACAGGAAATGGAAGCGATCCGCGGCGAAGCCGGCGAACAAAGCAAACAGATTTTTCAAGATTACGACGAGATCGAGAAAGCATTGCTGGCCAAACAACAGGCGCTCAGAGACCAGGGCCAAGCCAAAGCCGCCGAAGCGCTGCAAACCTTCCGCGACGAACTTAAACACAATGTCGACAAGCTGAAATAA
- a CDS encoding lysozyme — protein MRNKAILRAARQPASDRAQPNRCSPAKPQPFARPELRRTPIAKALLPFALISCLAACTTLTQEWAEDEEKITAGIFLEPDERAVLPPGMELRPIYDKGLDLTKFMEGFRSLPYHDVAYFCTIGYGHLIKQARCNGTEPAEFRNGISEPRGGELLVSDMERAQIAVLTKTKVPLTDGQYAALCDFVYNVGTGNFAKSSLLSVVNKQQFDRVPAQFRRWSKANGRVIKGLKIRNEKRIDLFFDGIGVPRAVPEAEAELPEIDIRLGETGR, from the coding sequence ATGCGCAACAAAGCCATTCTGAGAGCGGCACGCCAGCCGGCGTCCGATCGCGCCCAACCAAACCGTTGCAGTCCGGCAAAGCCGCAGCCATTCGCCCGGCCGGAATTGCGACGGACGCCAATCGCCAAAGCCCTGCTACCGTTTGCCCTGATTTCATGTCTCGCCGCTTGCACCACGCTGACGCAGGAATGGGCCGAAGACGAAGAAAAAATCACGGCCGGTATTTTTCTGGAACCCGACGAGCGGGCGGTATTGCCGCCCGGCATGGAACTCAGGCCGATTTACGACAAGGGCCTGGACCTGACCAAATTCATGGAAGGCTTCAGAAGCCTGCCCTACCACGACGTGGCCTACTTCTGCACCATCGGCTACGGCCATCTGATCAAGCAAGCCCGCTGCAACGGCACCGAACCGGCCGAGTTCCGCAACGGCATCAGCGAACCGCGCGGCGGCGAGCTATTGGTGTCCGACATGGAACGCGCCCAAATCGCGGTACTGACCAAAACCAAAGTGCCTTTGACTGACGGCCAATACGCCGCGCTATGCGATTTCGTCTACAACGTCGGCACCGGCAACTTCGCCAAGTCCAGCCTGTTGTCGGTGGTCAACAAGCAACAATTCGACCGGGTCCCGGCCCAATTCCGCCGATGGAGCAAAGCCAACGGCCGGGTCATCAAAGGCTTGAAAATCCGCAACGAAAAACGGATCGATCTGTTTTTCGACGGGATCGGCGTCCCCCGCGCGGTCCCGGAAGCCGAGGCGGAATTGCCTGAAATCGATATTCGCTTGGGCGAAACCGGGCGATAA
- a CDS encoding CHAT domain-containing protein, whose product MSPASLYLDRRTFLKYAALVAAYAGKIGVSGWSEAFAAEPAGAGSLPLTSIVYAEFKDDFAQARAKAETQTAAARTAANPEQLADALLGLGLVRLMQGEAAAAAGHFREIETLVPADSLRQLRATSFTEMAAYQQFNHFPNDSGGSVADMEAGQTQRFMALLAETGKRKSALRPQVSAAQALQENTFVGEELGGIKSLQSALDSAATLPMTPQQRTQLLNQVLTMLTPDSQTGYPPAWQAVVLRNRADLYRRGGDLQTALVYWQQAKQLYLQIGDKAGAGACWLAEGDAYAAPLSSPLVFNTALNPPPNADSSLSSQAMERELDRSAVDIRRATDAYAQAAALFAAAGDCPRGEAAVSLRHAYLAALANDTAAALATASSAREQFQAAGDDYGYWTAAAHVALLKVADGQVPEPRDIAAGIGEWGKTAGSFSYALGLGFLHSRLGWHWLLRDADFERALACFRLAESLYTGLGSTPRRVQSLMDQGYLLRKLGERDAAIVHLQQAVELQSAAQNSAKLDANAPLRLLLSLHGLWQAYLDAMDADNMETIAGKLQTQLDWLKTHPTSDNTGAGSLVTQLAQEAIEYTAVNAPCYRALAARNAGDRTEAERQFAIALAAADKTAQHHRDFQLAIVHAQRKDYPAAATAYRRYLPKQIGASPLLSGIEALAAQIGGEAIQAGIQQQWRNSQQQAALFFCMIKAYADSANHLGQLESRFGKDWWQSEDKPWESLQTYGEVAEGLENLTQAADYYAKALDAFERSRQLLRRDNFKTALSSASSSQYLYFLPARNALKLAALQPASAASHRQTAYHYAERGKARALLDLMANGANRPERNADESVRRWLQDTAKLATWGSLLAGERGAQTPDAGRIAYLEQKIAAAETQLRQTETQLAAANPSFYRSVNRQAPIADVGQIAGLLPAGTALLQYAFLGEDLLTWAIDSQGLITAERQNIDAKQLDRRVRDFHTACERRGDYRQTGDQLSAWLLKPFADVLATHNRLLIVPYGTTHALPFHALPWQGRPLIAGHSLSYLPSASILQFLAKPDSGTKPKVLAVGNPAKMAYQAPFAEHAAAQPALPAAETEAAHIAQLNDNSLVLTGPAATVAAVRKALPDFNVLHFATHGVLAENAPLLSSILLADGGALTVQDLIGLRLNADLVVLSACRTGQGKAAGGDDVLGFSRGLLAAGARAAIVSLWPVDDLATSLLMAEFYRHLQAGETPSSALQAAQLHLQTMSPDAIKSGRREALNSRGVSVDSDAAPADYQHPYYWAPFVLVG is encoded by the coding sequence ATGAGCCCAGCTTCTCTCTACCTCGACCGACGCACCTTTCTGAAATACGCGGCCCTAGTGGCCGCCTATGCCGGAAAAATCGGAGTCTCGGGCTGGTCAGAAGCGTTTGCCGCCGAACCTGCCGGCGCCGGCTCGTTGCCGCTGACGTCTATCGTCTACGCCGAATTCAAAGACGATTTCGCCCAAGCCCGGGCCAAGGCGGAGACTCAAACCGCAGCCGCCCGAACCGCAGCAAATCCGGAACAGTTGGCCGATGCGCTGCTGGGTTTGGGCCTCGTCCGCTTAATGCAAGGCGAAGCGGCCGCTGCCGCCGGCCATTTCCGCGAGATCGAAACCTTGGTGCCGGCCGATTCACTGCGCCAACTGCGGGCGACCAGCTTTACCGAGATGGCCGCTTACCAGCAATTCAACCATTTTCCGAACGACAGCGGCGGCAGCGTCGCCGACATGGAAGCCGGGCAAACCCAGCGTTTCATGGCGCTGCTGGCGGAAACCGGCAAACGTAAATCGGCATTGCGCCCCCAAGTCTCGGCAGCGCAAGCGCTCCAGGAAAATACCTTCGTCGGCGAAGAGCTGGGCGGCATCAAATCGCTGCAGTCGGCGCTGGATTCGGCGGCCACGCTACCGATGACCCCGCAACAACGCACGCAATTGCTGAACCAGGTATTGACGATGCTGACGCCGGACAGCCAAACGGGCTACCCGCCGGCATGGCAAGCCGTGGTGTTGCGTAACCGGGCCGATCTCTACCGCCGCGGCGGCGACCTGCAAACCGCGCTGGTTTATTGGCAGCAAGCCAAACAACTGTATCTGCAAATCGGCGACAAAGCCGGTGCCGGCGCCTGCTGGCTAGCGGAAGGCGACGCCTACGCCGCGCCGTTATCCTCGCCGCTGGTATTCAATACCGCGCTGAACCCGCCGCCCAACGCCGACAGCAGTTTGTCTTCGCAAGCGATGGAACGCGAGTTGGACCGCTCCGCCGTCGATATCCGGCGAGCGACTGATGCCTACGCCCAAGCCGCGGCACTATTCGCGGCGGCCGGCGACTGCCCGCGCGGCGAAGCGGCAGTTAGCTTGCGCCATGCCTATTTGGCGGCGTTGGCAAACGACACTGCCGCAGCGTTGGCCACAGCGAGCAGCGCCCGCGAGCAGTTCCAAGCTGCCGGCGACGATTACGGTTATTGGACCGCCGCCGCGCATGTCGCATTGCTGAAAGTCGCCGACGGCCAAGTGCCGGAACCGCGCGACATCGCCGCCGGCATCGGCGAGTGGGGCAAAACCGCCGGCTCGTTCAGTTATGCACTGGGTCTGGGATTCCTGCACAGCCGCCTCGGTTGGCACTGGCTGTTGCGCGATGCCGATTTCGAGCGGGCGCTGGCCTGCTTTCGTCTGGCGGAATCGCTGTATACCGGCCTGGGTTCGACGCCGCGGCGGGTGCAAAGCCTGATGGACCAGGGCTATCTGCTGCGTAAGCTGGGCGAGCGCGACGCCGCCATCGTCCACCTGCAACAGGCGGTCGAATTGCAATCGGCAGCCCAAAACTCGGCCAAGCTCGACGCCAACGCGCCGCTGCGGCTGCTGTTGTCGCTGCACGGTCTGTGGCAGGCCTATCTGGACGCTATGGACGCCGACAATATGGAGACCATCGCCGGCAAACTACAAACCCAACTCGATTGGTTGAAAACTCACCCCACCAGCGACAATACCGGCGCCGGCTCCTTGGTGACGCAACTGGCGCAGGAGGCCATCGAATACACCGCCGTCAATGCCCCGTGTTACCGGGCGCTGGCCGCACGCAATGCCGGCGACCGCACGGAAGCGGAGCGGCAATTTGCCATTGCACTGGCGGCAGCCGACAAAACGGCTCAACACCACCGCGACTTTCAGTTGGCAATCGTCCACGCCCAGCGCAAAGACTACCCTGCCGCCGCCACAGCCTACCGCCGCTATCTGCCAAAACAAATCGGCGCATCGCCGTTACTTAGCGGCATCGAAGCGCTGGCAGCGCAGATCGGCGGCGAAGCAATCCAGGCCGGCATCCAACAACAATGGCGCAATAGCCAGCAGCAGGCGGCGCTGTTCTTCTGCATGATCAAGGCCTATGCCGATTCGGCCAACCATCTCGGCCAATTGGAAAGCCGCTTCGGTAAAGATTGGTGGCAAAGCGAGGACAAGCCCTGGGAGAGCCTGCAAACCTACGGCGAAGTCGCCGAAGGCCTGGAAAATTTAACCCAGGCGGCCGACTACTATGCCAAAGCGCTGGATGCGTTCGAACGCTCCCGGCAATTGCTGCGGCGGGACAACTTCAAAACCGCCTTATCCTCCGCCTCCAGCTCGCAATACCTGTATTTTTTGCCGGCAAGAAATGCGTTGAAATTGGCGGCATTGCAACCGGCTTCAGCAGCCAGCCATCGGCAAACCGCCTACCACTATGCCGAGCGCGGCAAAGCCCGCGCGCTGTTGGACCTGATGGCTAACGGCGCCAATCGCCCCGAGCGTAACGCAGACGAAAGCGTCCGCCGCTGGCTGCAGGACACGGCCAAGCTGGCGACCTGGGGCAGCTTATTGGCCGGCGAGCGCGGCGCGCAAACACCGGATGCCGGCCGGATTGCCTATCTGGAACAAAAAATTGCCGCCGCCGAGACTCAATTGCGCCAGACCGAAACCCAACTGGCCGCAGCAAATCCCAGCTTCTACCGCTCCGTCAATCGCCAGGCGCCGATCGCCGACGTCGGCCAAATTGCCGGCCTGTTGCCGGCCGGCACGGCTTTGCTGCAATACGCCTTTCTCGGCGAAGACCTGCTGACCTGGGCAATCGACAGTCAAGGTCTGATTACGGCAGAGCGGCAGAACATCGACGCCAAGCAACTGGACCGCCGGGTACGCGACTTCCATACCGCCTGCGAACGCCGGGGCGACTACCGCCAAACCGGCGACCAGCTCAGCGCATGGTTGCTGAAACCGTTTGCCGACGTCCTCGCTACGCACAATCGCCTGCTCATCGTACCCTACGGTACGACCCATGCCCTGCCGTTCCATGCCCTACCCTGGCAAGGCCGGCCGCTGATCGCCGGCCACAGCCTGTCCTATCTGCCCAGCGCCAGCATTCTGCAGTTTCTCGCCAAGCCCGATAGCGGCACTAAACCGAAGGTGTTGGCAGTCGGCAATCCGGCCAAGATGGCCTACCAAGCGCCGTTTGCCGAGCATGCAGCAGCCCAACCGGCGCTGCCGGCCGCCGAAACCGAAGCCGCCCACATTGCCCAGTTAAACGATAACAGCCTCGTCTTAACCGGGCCGGCGGCGACGGTAGCCGCGGTAAGGAAGGCGTTACCGGATTTCAATGTGCTGCACTTTGCCACCCATGGCGTACTGGCGGAAAACGCGCCGTTGTTGTCGTCGATTCTGCTGGCCGATGGCGGCGCGTTAACCGTACAGGACTTGATCGGGCTGCGTTTGAACGCCGATTTGGTGGTGTTGAGTGCCTGTCGCACCGGCCAGGGCAAAGCCGCCGGCGGCGACGATGTGTTGGGCTTCAGCCGCGGTTTGCTGGCGGCCGGCGCCCGCGCCGCGATCGTCAGTCTCTGGCCGGTCGACGATTTGGCGACCAGCCTGCTGATGGCCGAGTTTTACCGGCACCTGCAGGCCGGCGAGACACCGAGCTCGGCGCTGCAGGCAGCACAGCTTCATTTACAAACTATGAGTCCGGATGCGATCAAATCCGGCCGGCGCGAGGCGTTAAACAGCCGCGGCGTATCGGTGGATAGCGACGCCGCGCCGGCCGATTACCAGCACCCGTACTACTGGGCGCCCTTCGTGCTGGTGGGATGA